Genomic DNA from bacterium:
TCTCGCAATGGGCGTGGGCAGCCAGCGCGCCGCCCTGCGCAACCCCACGCTCGCTTCCACCTACACCGTGGCCCGGGATGCCGCGCCGACCGCCCTGCTGATCGCCAACGTCGGCGCCGCCCAACTGGTGCCCCAGGACAGCGGTCCGCCGCTGAGCCCGCGGCAGCTCGCCGACGCCGTCTCGATGATCCGCGCCGACGCGTTGGCGATCCACCTCAATCTGCTCGAAGAGATCGTGCAGCCCGAGGGCGACCGCCGCGTGTCGGGCATCCGGGACGCGGTCGTGCGCGCCATCGGCGGCCTCGACGTCCCGGTCATCGCAAAGGAGACCGGCGCCGGGCTCTCCCGCGGCCTCGCGTATGAGTTGCGCGATCTCGGCTTCCGGGCGCTCGACGTCGGCGGCGCCGGCGGCACGAACTTCGCGGCGATAGAAACTGCGCGGGCCAAAGCCCGGCGCGACGCGCGCCGGGTGAAGCTTGGGACCGTGTATCACGAGTGGGGCATCCCCACCGCGGTGTCCGTCGCCGCCGCCCGGGCCGCCGGCCTGCCCATCATCGCCACCGGCGGGGTGCGGACCGGACTGGACGCGGCCAAGGCGATCGCCCTCGGCGCGACGCTCGTGGGCGTCGGCCGCCCGCTGCTGCTCGCCGCCCTCGAAGGAGACGCGGCGATCGACGCCTGGATCACCCAGTTTCTGGAAGAGCTGCGGGTCGCCGTGTTCTTGACCGGCGGCCGCGCGATCGGGGACCTCGCCGCGATCCCCAAAGTGATCCTGGGATCCACCCGGGCCTGGATCGAGGACCTCGGCTATGCCGACGCCCTCACACCCGCCGCGGAGATGTCGTAACAGCGTCAGCCGATCGCGGCCGGCTCCTCCGCCTGTGCGCGTCCCCGCCGCAGGAGCAGCACGAGCGGCAGGCAGACGAAGAAAACCGCGGCGATGACGCCGAACGCGTAATCGAACGCGACGACGGCGGCCTGCCGGCCGATCGCCTGCTGCAGCGCGGCCAGCGCCTGCCTGTGCGCCGTCGTGGGATCGCTGCCGCGGCCGATGAACCAGAGTTCGAAGGCCCTCCACCACTGCATGAACGCCGGG
This window encodes:
- the fni gene encoding type 2 isopentenyl-diphosphate Delta-isomerase, with the protein product MTGRRPPEARHGRRRAADPVEQRKAEHLRLAAAGEMSGAAGPGWADIRLVHHGLPRADVAAIDLSRDFLGRRLRGPLAIAAMTGGHAAARDVNRRLAAAAERFGLAMGVGSQRAALRNPTLASTYTVARDAAPTALLIANVGAAQLVPQDSGPPLSPRQLADAVSMIRADALAIHLNLLEEIVQPEGDRRVSGIRDAVVRAIGGLDVPVIAKETGAGLSRGLAYELRDLGFRALDVGGAGGTNFAAIETARAKARRDARRVKLGTVYHEWGIPTAVSVAAARAAGLPIIATGGVRTGLDAAKAIALGATLVGVGRPLLLAALEGDAAIDAWITQFLEELRVAVFLTGGRAIGDLAAIPKVILGSTRAWIEDLGYADALTPAAEMS